The Synechocystis sp. PCC 7509 genome includes a window with the following:
- the cphA gene encoding cyanophycin synthetase: MRILKIQTLRGPNYWSIRRHKLIVMRLDLAELAQSPSNEIPGFYDGLVVALPSLEEHFCSPGCRGGFFSRVQEGTMMGHIIEHVALELQELAGMQAGFGRTRETSSEGIYQVVFEYQDEQSGRYAARAAVRLCQSIVETGSYPKQDLEQDLQDLRELAQDASLGPSTESIVKEAQLKGIPWMALDTRFLIQLGYGVHQKRLQATMSDRTGILGVELACDKEGTKRILASAGVPVPRGTVINYLDDLAQAIEDVGGYPIVIKPLDGNHGRGITIDIRAWEEAESAYDAAKEVSKSVIVERYYVGRDHRVLVVDSKVVAVAERVPAHVIGDGENTVARLIEIINQDPHRGEGHENILTRIEVDRTSEALLERQGYELTSVLPKGEICYLRATANLSTGGVAVDRTDDIHPENVWLAQRVAKIIGLDIAGIDIVTTDISKPLRDVNGVIVEVNAAPGFRMHVAPSQGIPRNVAGAVLDMLFPPGKPSRVPILAVTGTNGKTTTTRLLAHIMKQTGQTVGFTTTDGTYIGDYLVEPGDNTGPQSAQLILQDPTVEIAVLESARGGILRSGLAFDAADVGIVLNVAADHLGIGDIDTVNQMAHLKSVVAEAVTPNGYAVLNADDELVAQMRSRVNSELAYFTMHLNNPLVQQHIGQGGLAAVYENGYLSILKGDWTLRIEQAVNVPLTMEGRAPFMIANALAASVAAFAQGVTIEQIRAGLTTFRASVSQTPGRMNMFDLGGYHALIDYAHNAHSYEALGGFVRNWPGERVGVIGGPGDRRDEDFVTLGKLSAQIFDRIIIKEDDDRRGREQGSAAQLIAKGIVQVKPDCNYEVVLNETEAINKALDEAPSGGLVVFLPESVNRAISLIEARRPAVQNGQTNGAAVESSSVKSSVANIV, encoded by the coding sequence ATGAGAATATTAAAAATCCAGACGTTACGCGGGCCCAACTATTGGAGCATTCGACGACACAAACTCATAGTCATGCGGCTCGATTTAGCAGAACTTGCACAATCGCCCTCTAATGAAATTCCTGGCTTCTATGACGGGCTAGTAGTGGCGTTGCCAAGTTTAGAAGAACATTTTTGTTCTCCAGGCTGCCGGGGTGGTTTTTTTAGTCGAGTGCAAGAAGGGACGATGATGGGACATATCATCGAACACGTAGCTTTAGAACTGCAAGAATTAGCAGGAATGCAAGCAGGTTTTGGTCGCACCCGCGAAACCTCAAGCGAAGGCATATATCAAGTAGTATTTGAGTATCAAGACGAACAATCTGGGCGCTACGCAGCTAGAGCCGCCGTGCGTTTGTGTCAAAGTATTGTGGAAACAGGTAGTTATCCCAAACAAGACCTAGAGCAAGATTTGCAAGACTTGAGAGAATTGGCTCAAGATGCCTCTCTAGGCCCAAGCACAGAATCGATTGTTAAAGAAGCCCAACTAAAGGGTATTCCCTGGATGGCTCTCGACACTCGCTTTTTGATTCAATTAGGGTACGGAGTTCATCAAAAGCGATTGCAAGCAACAATGAGCGATCGCACAGGCATATTAGGGGTAGAACTTGCTTGTGACAAAGAAGGCACTAAGCGTATATTAGCCAGTGCCGGCGTACCAGTCCCCAGAGGGACAGTAATTAATTACCTAGACGATTTAGCTCAAGCCATCGAAGATGTGGGCGGTTATCCCATTGTGATTAAGCCTCTTGATGGCAATCATGGCAGAGGGATTACTATTGATATTCGTGCTTGGGAAGAAGCAGAAAGCGCTTATGATGCTGCTAAAGAAGTTTCCAAATCGGTAATTGTCGAACGTTATTATGTTGGGCGTGATCACCGAGTGCTAGTGGTCGATAGTAAAGTCGTAGCAGTGGCCGAGCGCGTACCTGCCCATGTAATCGGCGACGGCGAAAATACGGTAGCTAGACTAATTGAAATTATTAACCAAGATCCCCATCGCGGTGAGGGACACGAAAATATCTTAACGCGCATTGAAGTAGATCGGACAAGCGAGGCGCTACTAGAAAGACAAGGCTACGAGCTAACCTCTGTGCTACCTAAAGGTGAAATATGTTACTTACGGGCAACAGCAAATCTAAGTACCGGAGGTGTTGCGGTAGATCGTACTGATGATATTCATCCCGAAAATGTCTGGCTGGCGCAACGAGTAGCAAAAATTATCGGTTTAGATATTGCTGGGATTGATATTGTGACCACCGATATTAGCAAACCATTACGCGATGTAAATGGCGTAATTGTGGAAGTAAATGCTGCCCCAGGCTTCAGGATGCACGTAGCCCCTAGTCAAGGTATACCCCGTAATGTAGCCGGAGCGGTGCTAGATATGCTGTTTCCCCCCGGAAAACCTAGCCGCGTGCCAATTTTGGCTGTTACCGGAACAAACGGCAAAACTACGACTACTAGGTTGCTGGCGCATATTATGAAGCAAACCGGGCAGACAGTAGGTTTTACAACTACCGACGGTACGTATATCGGTGATTATTTGGTGGAGCCAGGCGATAATACAGGGCCCCAAAGCGCCCAGCTAATTTTGCAAGATCCCACCGTCGAAATCGCTGTATTAGAGTCAGCACGAGGGGGAATTCTTCGCTCTGGATTAGCTTTTGATGCCGCCGATGTGGGGATAGTGCTAAACGTAGCGGCGGATCATTTGGGAATCGGTGACATTGACACTGTAAACCAAATGGCGCATCTAAAAAGTGTAGTAGCGGAAGCTGTAACCCCCAATGGTTATGCGGTATTAAATGCTGATGATGAATTAGTGGCCCAAATGCGATCGCGCGTTAATTCTGAGCTTGCCTACTTCACCATGCACTTAAATAATCCATTGGTGCAACAGCACATTGGGCAAGGCGGTTTGGCGGCGGTATACGAAAATGGCTACTTGTCGATATTAAAAGGCGATTGGACGCTGCGAATTGAGCAAGCGGTGAACGTACCCTTAACGATGGAAGGACGAGCGCCCTTTATGATTGCTAATGCTTTAGCCGCTAGTGTGGCAGCTTTTGCTCAAGGAGTAACTATTGAGCAAATCCGCGCGGGTTTAACTACCTTCCGCGCTTCGGTAAGCCAAACCCCCGGTAGAATGAATATGTTTGATTTAGGTGGCTACCACGCCCTGATAGACTACGCTCACAATGCCCACAGCTACGAAGCCTTGGGCGGCTTTGTTCGTAATTGGCCGGGGGAAAGAGTAGGAGTCATTGGCGGGCCAGGCGATCGCCGCGATGAAGATTTTGTGACTTTAGGCAAACTATCGGCACAAATATTCGATCGCATCATCATTAAAGAAGATGATGACAGGCGGGGACGGGAACAGGGATCGGCGGCCCAATTGATTGCTAAAGGGATTGTGCAAGTTAAACCAGATTGTAATTACGAAGTGGTTTTAAATGAAACTGAGGCAATTAATAAAGCTCTAGATGAAGCTCCGAGCGGTGGTTTGGTGGTATTTCTACCCGAAAGCGTCAACCGCGCAATTAGCTTGATTGAAGCGCGTCGCCCGGCGGTGCAAAATGGGCAAACCAACGGAGCGGCGGTTGAGTCTAGCAGTGTTAAGTCATCTGTTGCCAATATTGTCTAA
- a CDS encoding LmeA family phospholipid-binding protein has protein sequence MTEGTQGFYPSFLDLNTLITDNSPAKKNSRLIGKILSPAIELWLRSQVQQVDNLKVQIEGKSRQILTGNIPSVSIVAINAVYQGLHVAEIHLCASGIAINLGQVIKGQPLKLLEKVPVMGKLQLHQADINASLRSPLLANALTELLLQLAPMVADKPVQWDKVIVNDGGISLNATIGDRQQIILQAGLKLSTSQELEIMQPIIQIQGVSLANNLDSFKIDLGADVELGELTLHSGKIICRGKINVLP, from the coding sequence TTGACAGAGGGTACACAGGGATTCTACCCTTCTTTTTTAGACTTGAACACTTTGATTACTGATAATTCTCCTGCAAAAAAAAACAGCCGACTGATTGGCAAAATTCTCTCGCCAGCAATTGAGTTGTGGCTAAGATCCCAAGTTCAGCAAGTAGATAATCTCAAGGTACAGATAGAAGGAAAAAGTCGCCAAATCCTGACGGGAAATATCCCGTCCGTTTCTATAGTAGCGATTAATGCAGTTTATCAAGGGCTGCACGTAGCAGAAATTCACCTATGTGCTTCAGGTATCGCGATTAATTTAGGTCAAGTTATTAAAGGTCAACCGTTGAAGCTATTAGAAAAAGTACCTGTAATGGGCAAGTTGCAACTGCATCAGGCGGATATTAATGCTTCTTTGCGATCGCCCTTATTAGCTAATGCTTTAACAGAGTTATTATTACAACTAGCTCCTATGGTTGCCGATAAACCCGTGCAGTGGGACAAAGTTATAGTTAACGATGGTGGCATTAGCTTAAATGCAACTATCGGCGATCGCCAACAGATTATCCTCCAAGCGGGTTTAAAATTATCTACAAGTCAAGAATTAGAGATTATGCAGCCAATAATCCAAATCCAAGGAGTAAGTTTAGCCAACAACCTTGATAGTTTCAAAATTGACTTAGGCGCAGACGTGGAACTAGGGGAGCTAACTTTGCATTCCGGTAAAATTATCTGTAGGGGCAAAATTAATGTTTTGCCTTAA
- the malQ gene encoding 4-alpha-glucanotransferase, whose product MPFPRSSGILLHPTSFPGRFGIGDLGLEAYKFIDFLAKSNQQYWQVLPVGPTGYGNSPYMSYSAMAGNPLLISPEALLEQELLAEEDFANLPDFPSQKVDFEQVINIKMPLLKKACENFKTKAAPVKQKEFSGFCETKAYWLDDYALFMAIREAKQNAGWHTWESELAKKQPEALEQWRSKLADKIFYYKYTQFEFFRQWSTLKQYANMRGIEIVGDIPIYVAHDSADVWGNPENFCLDENGNAAQMAGVPPDYFSETGQLWGNPVYNWEQLQASNFKWWVQRFQAMLDYVDIIRIDHFRGFEAYWAVPQGETTAINGKWVEAPGSALFKVLNDKLGKLPVMAEDLGVITPEVDALRDEFEFPGMKILQFAFGSDPGNPYLPFNYQRNCVVYTGTHDNNTTVGWFNELSDHEKAVVERYLGCISPDGIHWDLIRLALSSVSNQAIIPMQDLLGLGTEARMNVPSFGDGNWQWRYQYDDLTEDLSDALKTLVQLYGRSPMVAGE is encoded by the coding sequence ATGCCTTTTCCTAGATCCAGTGGTATTTTGCTTCATCCGACTTCTTTTCCCGGTCGCTTTGGGATTGGCGATTTGGGTTTAGAAGCTTACAAGTTTATCGATTTTTTGGCAAAAAGCAACCAGCAATACTGGCAAGTATTACCTGTAGGGCCCACAGGGTACGGCAATTCTCCCTATATGTCTTATTCGGCGATGGCGGGAAACCCTTTACTAATTAGTCCCGAAGCCTTGCTAGAACAAGAATTACTTGCAGAGGAAGATTTTGCTAATTTGCCTGATTTTCCCAGCCAAAAAGTTGATTTTGAGCAGGTAATCAACATCAAAATGCCGTTGTTGAAAAAAGCCTGCGAGAATTTTAAAACTAAAGCCGCTCCCGTAAAGCAAAAAGAGTTTTCCGGCTTTTGCGAAACTAAAGCTTACTGGCTGGATGACTATGCTTTATTTATGGCAATTAGAGAAGCTAAACAAAACGCCGGATGGCATACTTGGGAGTCAGAATTAGCTAAAAAACAACCCGAAGCCTTGGAACAATGGCGCAGCAAACTGGCGGACAAAATTTTTTATTACAAATACACTCAATTTGAGTTTTTCCGTCAATGGTCAACATTGAAGCAATACGCCAATATGCGCGGAATTGAAATTGTCGGCGATATTCCCATTTATGTAGCTCACGATAGCGCCGATGTTTGGGGGAATCCCGAAAATTTTTGCTTAGATGAAAATGGCAATGCCGCTCAAATGGCAGGAGTTCCACCAGATTATTTTAGCGAAACTGGGCAATTGTGGGGCAATCCGGTCTACAACTGGGAGCAATTGCAAGCCTCAAATTTTAAATGGTGGGTACAGCGATTTCAAGCAATGCTTGACTATGTAGATATCATCAGAATTGACCATTTTAGGGGCTTTGAGGCTTACTGGGCAGTACCGCAGGGTGAAACTACAGCAATAAATGGTAAGTGGGTTGAAGCCCCCGGATCGGCGTTATTTAAAGTATTAAACGACAAGCTCGGTAAGTTGCCTGTGATGGCGGAAGATTTGGGAGTAATTACGCCCGAAGTCGATGCTTTGCGCGATGAATTTGAGTTTCCAGGGATGAAAATTTTGCAATTTGCTTTTGGTTCCGATCCTGGTAATCCTTATTTGCCTTTCAACTACCAGCGCAATTGTGTTGTTTATACTGGCACTCACGACAACAATACAACGGTAGGTTGGTTTAACGAACTGTCAGACCATGAAAAAGCAGTAGTAGAGCGCTATTTAGGTTGTATTAGTCCTGATGGCATCCACTGGGATTTGATTCGGTTAGCTTTAAGTTCCGTAAGCAATCAAGCAATTATTCCCATGCAAGATTTGCTCGGTTTAGGTACTGAGGCGCGAATGAATGTACCTAGCTTTGGCGATGGCAATTGGCAATGGCGCTATCAATACGATGATTTGACAGAGGATTTGAGCGACGCTCTAAAAACTTTAGTTCAGTTATATGGGCGATCGCCAATGGTTGCCGGAGAGTAA
- a CDS encoding phosphatidate cytidylyltransferase, with translation MSWSRLISGIIAIALALSATLLGGWYFTLMFCAIVYLGQLEYFDLVRATGIAPAAKTTLVVSQLLLIVATLSPNLADVVMPVAGTFICFYLLFQPKLATIADISTSILGLFYGGYLPSYWVRMRSLDAVSNLPLGGYWAENWTNLQALPQGFKVTLLTFLCIWAADIGAYFIGKFFGKTRLSDISPKKTVEGAVFGVFGSVVVAITGAWYLDWSSWQWTGLALGLIIGIASLLGDLTESMMKRDAGVKDSGQLIPGHGGILDRADSYVFTAPLVYYFVTLLLPLLPT, from the coding sequence ATGTCTTGGTCACGACTGATTAGTGGAATTATTGCGATCGCTCTAGCTTTAAGCGCTACTCTCCTTGGTGGGTGGTATTTTACCTTAATGTTTTGCGCGATCGTTTATTTAGGTCAATTAGAATACTTCGATCTAGTACGCGCTACAGGTATTGCTCCCGCCGCCAAAACTACTTTAGTTGTTAGTCAATTACTACTGATTGTCGCTACATTATCTCCCAACTTAGCTGATGTTGTCATGCCTGTAGCCGGGACATTTATTTGTTTTTACCTGCTATTTCAACCCAAACTTGCCACGATTGCCGATATTTCTACTTCAATTTTGGGGCTATTTTATGGCGGCTATTTACCTAGCTATTGGGTAAGAATGCGTAGTCTAGATGCGGTAAGTAATTTACCCTTGGGTGGTTACTGGGCGGAAAACTGGACAAACTTACAAGCATTACCTCAAGGCTTCAAGGTAACTCTACTTACTTTTTTGTGCATTTGGGCGGCAGATATTGGCGCTTACTTCATCGGCAAATTTTTCGGCAAAACCCGGCTTTCCGATATTAGCCCCAAAAAAACCGTTGAAGGTGCGGTTTTTGGCGTGTTTGGCAGCGTAGTTGTCGCCATAACTGGAGCATGGTATTTAGATTGGTCAAGTTGGCAATGGACGGGTTTAGCCTTGGGGTTGATTATTGGGATTGCAAGTTTACTCGGCGATTTAACCGAATCAATGATGAAGCGCGATGCTGGGGTCAAAGATTCTGGGCAGCTAATCCCCGGTCATGGCGGTATACTAGACCGTGCCGATAGCTATGTTTTTACCGCCCCTTTGGTTTACTATTTTGTGACATTGCTATTACCTTTATTGCCAACTTAA
- a CDS encoding NUDIX domain-containing protein, which yields MTYRNPAPTVDIIIELGDRPHRPIILIERHNEPLGWAIPGGFIDYGESAEVAARREALEEIGLEIELIEQFQVYSDPKRDPRSHTMSVVFLATATGDPQAGDDAKSYGIFESWRIPANLCFDHDRILKDYWRYRHYGIRPRLS from the coding sequence ATGACTTACCGCAATCCCGCTCCTACGGTTGACATTATTATTGAACTTGGCGATCGCCCCCATCGACCAATTATCCTTATAGAACGTCACAACGAGCCTTTAGGGTGGGCAATTCCTGGAGGTTTTATCGATTATGGGGAAAGCGCTGAAGTTGCAGCGAGGCGCGAAGCCTTAGAAGAAATTGGCTTAGAAATCGAATTAATCGAACAATTTCAGGTATATTCCGACCCTAAACGCGATCCCCGCTCTCATACAATGAGCGTAGTATTTTTAGCAACAGCTACAGGAGATCCCCAAGCGGGAGATGATGCTAAAAGTTATGGAATCTTTGAATCGTGGCGAATTCCTGCTAACTTATGCTTTGACCACGATCGCATTTTAAAGGATTATTGGCGTTACAGACATTACGGTATCCGTCCCCGTTTATCTTAG
- the cbiT gene encoding precorrin-6Y C5,15-methyltransferase subunit CbiT produces the protein MPSQIWPYITSGIPDELFERLPGIPLTKRETRLLLIAQLRLQADSVLWDIGAGTGTIPVEVGLLCPQGQIIAIERDEEVANLIRRNCEVFEVKNVEVVVSSAPECLSQLKKPPGRVCIEGGRPVKDILKAVWEYLPVQGRVVATASSLETLYAVSQTLAELQARNIEVVQSAVNRLETRGTQQTFAGVNPIFILSGEKLD, from the coding sequence ATGCCTAGCCAAATATGGCCCTACATTACTTCTGGGATTCCTGATGAGTTATTTGAGCGTTTACCAGGAATCCCCCTCACAAAGCGCGAAACTCGACTATTACTAATTGCTCAATTGCGACTGCAAGCCGATTCTGTATTGTGGGATATTGGCGCAGGTACAGGAACGATCCCCGTAGAAGTTGGGTTGTTATGTCCCCAAGGTCAGATTATTGCTATAGAACGAGATGAAGAAGTCGCAAACCTAATTCGGCGCAATTGCGAAGTCTTTGAAGTCAAAAATGTTGAAGTTGTTGTTTCTAGCGCTCCAGAGTGCTTGTCACAATTAAAAAAGCCCCCAGGACGAGTTTGCATTGAAGGCGGTCGTCCAGTTAAAGATATTTTAAAAGCTGTATGGGAGTATTTGCCAGTCCAGGGGCGCGTTGTAGCTACTGCTAGTAGCTTAGAAACTTTGTACGCGGTGTCTCAAACTTTGGCAGAACTCCAAGCCCGTAATATAGAAGTAGTGCAATCGGCGGTCAACCGTTTAGAGACGCGGGGGACACAACAAACCTTTGCGGGGGTAAATCCGATTTTTATTCTGAGCGGCGAGAAGCTAGACTAA
- the tatA gene encoding twin-arginine translocase TatA/TatE family subunit has product MFGLGWLEVGVIGIVAVFIFGTKKIPELGSSLGKTLRGFKEELKGNDSRDEEDKE; this is encoded by the coding sequence ATGTTCGGTTTAGGATGGCTGGAAGTAGGTGTAATTGGTATAGTGGCAGTTTTTATTTTTGGTACTAAAAAAATTCCCGAACTAGGTAGCTCGTTAGGCAAAACTTTGCGCGGTTTTAAAGAAGAACTCAAAGGCAACGATTCTAGAGATGAGGAAGACAAGGAATAG
- the trmD gene encoding tRNA (guanosine(37)-N1)-methyltransferase TrmD: protein MRFDIISLFPDFFTSTLSSGLLGKALEKQIAQVHLVNPRDFTTDKHRKVDDEPYGGGVGMLLKPEPIFAAVESLPVLPRREILLMTPQGQTLNQPLLKEFATNYDQLVIICGHYEGVDERVLHLVTREVSLGDFVLTAGEIPALALINGVVRLLPGTVGKVESLSAESFEAGLLDYPQYTRPADFRGWKVPEVLRSGNHGAISKWRYEQQLQKTRRCRPDLLEN, encoded by the coding sequence GTGCGATTTGATATTATTAGCTTGTTTCCTGACTTTTTTACTTCTACCCTAAGTTCAGGGCTTTTGGGTAAAGCCTTAGAAAAACAGATCGCCCAAGTGCATCTAGTCAATCCCCGCGATTTTACGACGGACAAACATCGTAAAGTTGATGATGAGCCTTATGGCGGCGGTGTGGGAATGTTGTTAAAGCCCGAACCAATTTTTGCGGCGGTGGAGTCGTTACCTGTTTTACCTCGCCGAGAAATTCTGTTGATGACACCCCAAGGACAAACTTTAAATCAGCCTTTACTTAAAGAATTTGCAACGAATTACGATCAATTAGTAATTATTTGCGGTCACTATGAAGGAGTAGACGAAAGAGTATTGCATTTAGTGACTCGTGAGGTGTCTTTGGGGGATTTTGTGCTGACGGCGGGAGAAATTCCGGCACTAGCGCTAATTAATGGCGTAGTGCGCTTGCTACCGGGGACTGTAGGCAAAGTTGAATCTTTAAGCGCGGAAAGTTTTGAGGCGGGATTGTTGGATTATCCGCAATATACTCGCCCGGCGGATTTTCGCGGCTGGAAAGTGCCGGAAGTTTTGCGATCGGGAAATCACGGGGCGATTTCTAAGTGGCGTTACGAACAGCAACTACAAAAAACCCGCCGATGTCGCCCGGATTTACTGGAAAACTAA
- a CDS encoding RidA family protein encodes MNKQVINTDLAPAPVGPYNQAISASGQMLFVSGQIPLNPSNGELVGDGDITAQTQQVLTNLKAILTAAGLTCENVVKTTVFLADMNDFATMNTVYSQYFTEATAPARACVQVSRLPKDVLVEIDCIAVS; translated from the coding sequence ATGAACAAACAAGTTATCAACACAGACCTTGCTCCCGCACCAGTAGGCCCTTACAATCAAGCAATCTCTGCAAGCGGACAAATGCTATTTGTTTCCGGGCAAATTCCCCTCAATCCCAGTAACGGCGAACTTGTCGGCGATGGTGATATAACGGCGCAAACTCAGCAAGTGCTAACAAATCTTAAAGCTATACTTACCGCCGCCGGATTAACCTGCGAAAATGTGGTAAAGACTACAGTGTTTTTGGCAGATATGAATGATTTTGCCACAATGAACACTGTTTACAGTCAATACTTTACTGAAGCTACCGCTCCCGCTCGTGCTTGCGTGCAAGTTTCTCGTTTACCCAAAGATGTATTGGTAGAAATTGATTGTATTGCGGTAAGTTAA
- a CDS encoding pseudouridine synthase — MEERLQKILSQWGIASRRQAEALIVAGRVRCNGEVVSLGAKADLEIDKICVDGKLLQPLFRPQLIYLLLNKPKGVVSTCNDPQGRKTVIDLLPKNLQIGTGIHPVGRLDTDSTGALILTNDGELTNKLTHPRHSIPKTYQVWVKGHPPETVLQQWRQGIILAGRKTRNCSLRIIANEQNSVQTTCLEIILKEGRNRQIRRIAELLGYPVISLHRTAIGTIGLQPSIEVESVGGNPPKGLLHALLPKGCYRYLKDSEIYFLQKGEKLGEVKNLPQQIVSIASVEEPDAF; from the coding sequence ATGGAGGAAAGGTTACAAAAAATTCTCTCCCAATGGGGGATCGCGTCTCGTCGTCAAGCAGAGGCTTTAATTGTCGCGGGGAGAGTGCGCTGCAATGGCGAAGTCGTAAGCCTGGGGGCAAAAGCCGATCTCGAAATAGATAAGATTTGTGTAGATGGTAAACTCCTTCAACCCCTATTTCGCCCCCAACTAATTTATTTGTTACTCAACAAACCCAAGGGAGTAGTTTCTACCTGCAACGATCCCCAAGGACGTAAAACAGTTATCGACTTGCTGCCAAAAAACTTACAAATAGGTACGGGAATTCACCCAGTAGGGCGTTTAGATACCGATTCCACCGGAGCATTGATCCTGACTAATGACGGCGAACTCACAAATAAGCTCACTCATCCCCGCCACAGTATTCCTAAAACTTATCAAGTTTGGGTAAAAGGTCATCCGCCCGAAACCGTGCTACAACAATGGCGACAGGGCATTATTTTAGCAGGGAGAAAAACACGTAACTGCTCATTGCGCATCATTGCAAACGAGCAAAATTCTGTCCAAACCACTTGTTTAGAAATTATTTTAAAAGAAGGGAGAAATCGACAGATTCGGCGCATAGCCGAGCTTTTAGGATACCCAGTAATTTCTTTGCATCGTACCGCCATTGGGACGATTGGATTGCAACCGTCAATAGAGGTGGAGTCTGTCGGAGGGAATCCTCCCAAGGGCTTGCTTCACGCGCTGTTACCTAAAGGTTGCTATCGTTACCTTAAAGATTCAGAAATTTACTTTTTGCAAAAGGGCGAAAAGTTGGGAGAAGTGAAAAACCTTCCCCAGCAAATTGTGAGCATTGCATCGGTTGAGGAGCCAGATGCTTTTTAG
- a CDS encoding cyanophycinase yields MTPQATKTAVMVIGGAEDKVHGKEILQTFFCRSGSSEAHIAIIPSASREPGIIGERYTSIFAEMGAKQIDVLDIREREQCDDEAIQACLEACTGVFITGGDQLRLCGVLADTPVMEIIRRRVQKSQITLAGTSAGAAIMGHHMIAGGGSGESPNRSLVDLATGLGILPEVIVDQHFQNRNRMARLISAIATHPDRLGLGIDEDTCAMVESDGWLQVMGKGTVTIVDPGIKYYTNQPKVGATDPLSLHNLKLHVLSHGDRYHLNHRTVLAPVHQIPTQLP; encoded by the coding sequence ATGACACCCCAAGCAACGAAAACCGCAGTTATGGTTATTGGTGGGGCAGAAGATAAAGTTCACGGTAAAGAAATTCTCCAGACTTTTTTTTGTCGCTCCGGCTCGTCGGAAGCTCACATTGCAATTATTCCCTCTGCTTCCCGCGAACCAGGTATTATCGGCGAACGATATACAAGCATTTTTGCAGAGATGGGCGCAAAACAAATTGATGTTCTCGATATCAGAGAACGAGAACAATGCGACGACGAGGCAATTCAAGCTTGCTTAGAAGCTTGTACGGGAGTATTTATTACTGGTGGCGATCAATTGCGATTGTGTGGAGTATTAGCCGATACTCCCGTAATGGAGATTATTAGACGAAGGGTACAAAAATCGCAAATAACCCTAGCCGGGACAAGCGCTGGAGCCGCTATTATGGGTCATCATATGATTGCTGGTGGCGGTAGCGGTGAGTCTCCCAACCGATCGCTGGTAGATTTGGCTACGGGACTAGGAATTTTACCGGAGGTGATTGTAGACCAGCACTTTCAAAACCGCAACCGTATGGCAAGATTAATTAGCGCGATCGCCACTCACCCCGATCGCTTGGGCCTTGGGATTGATGAAGATACTTGTGCCATGGTAGAAAGTGATGGTTGGCTGCAAGTTATGGGTAAAGGTACGGTGACAATTGTTGATCCTGGTATAAAATATTACACAAATCAACCTAAAGTTGGTGCTACCGATCCCCTGAGCCTGCACAACTTAAAGCTACACGTCCTTAGTCATGGCGATCGCTATCATCTCAACCATCGTACAGTTTTAGCCCCGGTGCATCAAATTCCTACCCAACTACCGTAA
- a CDS encoding helix-turn-helix domain-containing protein produces the protein MKWCGKRNSESIRRPIAEQQAELLRHIGDKLRQKRLEQSLSLEKAAAKTLIRQHLLVAIEKGLLEELPEPVYIQKFIRQYAEVLGLDAEQLANSFPTDKHDRPANNNQPAWSLILPVVQLRPIHLYVLYIVAIALAVSMLSRSLSRNQLQTNSPLPELPIVANSPKPVAPTDSNKVESVSATPKINNQIQIGVTLKASSWIRVVADGKIAFQGLLPSGTQRTWVAKDNLTVLAGNAGGVLLTINQKESKQMGNLGEVQELTFAAPRL, from the coding sequence ATGAAGTGGTGTGGGAAAAGAAACAGTGAGTCGATACGTCGTCCAATTGCCGAACAACAAGCCGAATTACTCCGGCACATAGGGGATAAACTACGCCAAAAACGTCTGGAACAATCTTTATCGCTCGAAAAAGCCGCAGCAAAAACCTTAATTCGCCAACATTTATTGGTAGCAATTGAAAAAGGTTTATTAGAGGAATTACCAGAGCCAGTATATATTCAAAAGTTTATCAGACAATATGCTGAAGTCCTAGGTTTAGATGCAGAGCAATTAGCTAATAGCTTTCCGACCGACAAGCACGATCGCCCAGCGAATAACAATCAGCCTGCTTGGAGTTTAATATTACCTGTAGTACAGTTGCGTCCAATTCATTTGTATGTACTGTATATAGTTGCGATCGCTCTAGCTGTAAGTATGCTATCGCGATCGTTAAGCCGTAATCAGTTGCAAACTAATAGTCCGTTGCCTGAGTTGCCGATTGTTGCCAATAGTCCAAAACCTGTAGCACCCACAGACTCGAACAAAGTAGAGTCGGTTAGCGCTACTCCTAAAATTAACAACCAAATCCAAATTGGCGTGACGTTAAAAGCGTCGTCATGGATTCGAGTAGTAGCCGATGGTAAAATCGCCTTTCAAGGGCTTTTACCATCGGGAACTCAGCGCACTTGGGTAGCCAAAGATAATTTAACGGTATTAGCGGGTAATGCTGGCGGCGTATTGCTAACAATCAATCAAAAAGAGTCTAAGCAAATGGGCAATTTAGGCGAAGTTCAAGAGCTAACCTTTGCTGCACCAAGGCTTTAA